Part of the Micromonospora inyonensis genome, GTCGGTGCGGCCGCAGTAGCTCGCGCTCTTCAGCCAGGCGGCCAGGCGCTTGGGCGACAGCCAGTCCAGGGCATCCTGGGTGGTGAACCGGGTCAGGAACTGCCGGCTGATCGACGAGTCGATCTCGTTGAACAGCTCGACAGTGGCCGGCAGCGTCGTGGCCAGGTGGGCGCGCAGCTGGTTGGCGACCGCGATGCGGTGGGCGACCAGGTCTTTGCGAGCGCGGCACAGCTTGCGCAGCCCGGTGGTTGTCTCGCTGTCCAGCACGAGCGGGGTCAGCCGGCGCCGGTCGGTGCGGACGGTGTCGGCCAGGACGTAGGCGTCAAACCGGTCGTCCTTGTTCCCGGCCGAGCCGTACCGTCGGCGCAGTGCCTTGACCTGCGAGGGTGGGATCACGTACACGGTCGTGTCGGCGGCCAGCAACGCATCTACGATCGGCCCGTCCGGGCGTTCGATGCCGACCGCGTCCACCCGATGCCGGTCAAGCAGGTCGATCAGCCGTCTCAGGCCGGTCCTGGTGTATTTCAGCGCCAGCCGCTCCAGCGGCTCACCGTCGGCGTCGACCACGCAGACCGCGTAGTCGTCCTTGGCCCAGTCCACCCCGGCCGAGTTGCCTCGCGCCGGCACGGCGGTGTCGGTCACACTCATAGTTGCCTCTCCGCTGCGCTACCAGTGGGGAAGCACCTGGCGGTTCCGGGACACCACTGCCGGTCGCTCATTGAGCGGCGCTCGATGGCGCATAGCCCTGTTGCCAGTCGGGGTGTCCCGGGCCGCCGGGCCTCGCAGAACTCATGCTGGACCTCGAAGGTCGAGCGAGCTGGGCGATGGCCCGACGGTCACCGGTGCACTCGAACCAACCTCAGCTCGAGTGAGACAAGGGTGCACCAATGAGCGAGCGCGGCCTCGCCGCACGCGGTGAGGGGGACTGGAAGACCTCGGTGCTGGTGCACACGCTCAAGGCGATGTCGGTCGGCACCGACGGCGGGACGTCCTTCATGGAGGACTACACCTACGACCTGACCCCCGGTCGGGAACTCGTCCTCGGCGCGCACCCGCTCGAGGTCTGCCCGAGCATCGCCGCCGGGACGCCGACCGTGGAGATCCACCCGCTGGGCATCGGCGGCCGGGAGGATCCGATCCGGCTGGTCTTCGACGCCCGGCCCGGCCCGGCGGTGGTGCTCGGCCTGGCCGACCTGGGGGAGCGGTTCCGCCTGGTCGCCAACGAGATCGACGTGGTCGCCCCGCCGGAGCCCCTGCCGAGGCTGCCGGTGGCCCGGGCGGTGTGGCGGCCCCGACCGAACCTGGCCGCCTCGGCGGAGGCGTGGCTCACCGCGGGCGCGCCGCACCACACGGTGCTGTCGCAGGCGGTCGGGGTCGAGGAACTGCACGACCTGACCGAGGTGGTCGCCACCGAACTGGTGGTCATCGACGCCGCGACCACCACCCGGAGGCTGACCGACGAACTCCGGTGGAACCAGGCCTACCACCGCCTGGCCCGGGGGTTCTGAAGCACCACGCCCGCCAGCGGCTCGAATTGATCACGGCCGGCTACGATCTCGAGGAGGGGTGTCATGGGGCAGCAGCCGGCCGCGAAGGCCGCGGTGATGAGTGACGTCGCACGGCTCGCCGGTGTGTCGCACCAGACCGTGTCCCGGGTGCTCAACAACCACCCGAGCGTCCGCCAGGAGACCCGGGAACGGGTGCTGCGCGCGGTGCGTCAGCTCAACTACCGGCCCAACGCCCTGGCCCGTGGGCTCGCCGGCCGGCGCTCCCGGGTCATCGGCGTGGTCAGCTTCGACACCATCCTGTACGGCCCGGCGGCCACCCTGCTCGGCATCGAGCGCGCCGCCCGGGCTGCCGGCTACGGCATCAGCATCGTCACCCTGGAACGGCTCGACCGGGCCGGGATGAGGTCGGCCCTCGACGCGCTGACCGAGCAGTCGGTGGCCGGGGTGGTGCTGATCGCCCCGATGCTGACCGCGGCGATGGCCGTCCACGGGCTGCCGACCGGCGTACCGGCCGTGGTGGTGG contains:
- a CDS encoding IS110 family transposase yields the protein MSVTDTAVPARGNSAGVDWAKDDYAVCVVDADGEPLERLALKYTRTGLRRLIDLLDRHRVDAVGIERPDGPIVDALLAADTTVYVIPPSQVKALRRRYGSAGNKDDRFDAYVLADTVRTDRRRLTPLVLDSETTTGLRKLCRARKDLVAHRIAVANQLRAHLATTLPATVELFNEIDSSISRQFLTRFTTQDALDWLSPKRLAAWLKSASYCGRTDPAVLHARIDAAPRGATGNYGQTLAGITRAYLATLAAIVAQIDALNQQITEALDLHPDRDIFTSLPRSGTVRAARLLAEIGDARGRFPTPASLACLAGVAPSTRESGKVRIVTFRWAVDKQLRDAVCDFAGDSRHANPWAADLYQRARARGHDHPHAVRILARAWLDIIWKCWTTNTPYDPDRHRALQHLLKQDHQVAA